The following coding sequences are from one Leishmania major strain Friedlin complete genome, chromosome 36 window:
- a CDS encoding putative Bardet-Biedl syndrome 4 protein homolog (BBS4-like protein 4), which produces MQTIGGRKPDVAPLSEMGSSRNGLGTELGATVASPHRDSSASAASTAANAQQKLVQELQAIRERRNWLIHLLYVRQEYSNCLQVIEAQLRETGGTCEYALYVKGLLKRLEGSLSESLELLQTAVIISPENAATRTQLGRALHLLGRHEEAIQAFQEAASIRVVKGLGADWAIEYYIGLCHLHRRHYRRAMDAFLQSITIQRHDCAYLQLGKAALLAHDYATALQVYDEAVTLSPTNPDLLAMLGHLYLQQGNPCAAFDYLGRCLTISPTHIDALVAASSIIQDSGDYDVALSKYRIVVAQQPDSAQVWNNIGACFIGKKMTYAAVACLRKSVFLCPFDWIGHYNLGVAFLMIGRYCSALQCLNAAVHLHADHAPAFMLLGICLGEMKDLPNACRAYEHALAMQDDFLVYLNYAVTLYKGRSVQEAYSKFRVFRNVWDQLTPEQRREQSSLIPGVIRQLEDLLEPPPEPPMSTSDAVPEESAAAALATAPNPESLP; this is translated from the coding sequence ATGCAAACGATTGGAGGCCGCAAGCCTGATGTGGCGCCGTTATCTGAGATGGGAAGCAGCAGAAACGGCCTCGGCACCGAACTGGGTGCAACAGTCGCTTCGCCCCaccgcgacagcagcgccagtgCCGCTTCCACAGCCGCGAATGCGCAGCAGAAGCTTGTGCAGGAGTTGCAGGCGATCCGCGAAAGACGTAACTGGCTCATCCATCTACTTTACGTCCGACAGGAGTACAGCAACTGCCTACAGGTAATCGAGGCACAGCTTCGCGAGACGGGGGGCACGTGCGAGTACGCCCTGTACGTGAAGGGGTTGCTAAAACGTCTGGAGGGCTCTCTCTCCGAGTCgttggagctgctgcagaccgCCGTGATTATCAGCCCGGAAAATGCGGCGACCCGCACACAGCTCGGGcgtgcgctgcacctccttgGCCGCCACGAGGAGGCCATTCAAGCATTtcaggaggcggcgagcaTCCGCGTCGTGAAGGGCCTCGGCGCGGACTGGGCAATCGAGTACTACATCGGTCTCTGCCACCTGCACCGACGCCACTACCGTCGCGCCATGGATGCCTTTCTGCAGTCCATCACAATTCAACGCCACGACTGCGCTTACTTGCAGCTGGGGAAagcggcactgctggcgcaTGACTACGCGACTGCGCTGCAGGTGTACGATGAGGCCGTGACGCTGTCGCCGACGAATCCCGACCTGCTTGCGATGCTGGGTCACCTCTACCTTCAGCAAGGCAACCCCTGCGCTGCCTTCGACTACTTGGGCCGCTGTCTGACCATCAGCCCCACCCACATCGATGCCCTTGTCGCCGCCTCGAGCATCATCCAAGACAGCGGCGACTATGACGTAGCGCTGAGCAAGTACCGGAtcgtggtggcgcagcagccggacTCGGCGCAGGTGTGGAACAACATCGGTGCCTGCTTTATTGGCAAGAAAATGACGTACGCAGCCGTCGCGTGTCTGCGCAAATCCGTCTTCCTCTGCCCGTTTGATTGGATCGGCCACTACAACCTGGGTGTCGCGTTTCTAATGATCGGCCGCTACTGCTCGGCTCTGCAGTGCCTGAACGCGGCTGTGCACCTGCATGCTGACCACGCACCGGCCTTTATGCTGCTCGGTATCTGTCTGGGCGAGATGAAGGATCTGCCGAACGCGTGTCGTGCCTACGAGCACGCCCTCGCGATGCAGGACGACTTCCTTGTGTATCTGAACTATGCGGTGACGCTGTACAAGGGCCGCTCCGTGCAAGAAGCTTATTCGAAGTTCCGCGTCTTCCGCAACGTATGGGACCAACTTACAcccgagcagcgccgcgaacAGTCCTCGCTCATTCCGGGAGTCATCCGACAGTTGGAGGACTTGCTGGAGCCGCCCCCGGAGCCGCCGATGTCCACTTCGGACGCTGTGCCGGAGGaaagcgctgcggctgcgttggCCACGGCACCGAATCCCGAGTCGCTGCCGTAG
- a CDS encoding putative endonuclease V has product MGEKPPQQQCPASKDAADALGRSAEAHALNAPPSAVAPHPSEETRRAWEAEQLRVGLLADVPRTEYYYCRHLSNHGNSTVQLHAPHNEGAAPGGVFVHQRFALPNFEASLLARPQACATDNSAAHDADSTLCVPSSFSSPWEALWCQLRFDKARQSAAAVVQPLPTLTLVGGVDISFIPDSDDGVACLAILRYPSMEQVRAYMHRCTLREPYMSGFLSFREIQPFCELFDSVRVELLATQTMPQLLIVDGNGVQHPRRCGLATHLGVALDIPTIGCSKKMLQVDGLTREAVEAALETLGEAASSSPSLPRLLPLLGTSSPTQLYGYVVHGHLNSVKKCIYVSPGHCVGFAVATALVVTMLRHRIPEPIRAADLGSRAYIRDALSSAATTSSHPT; this is encoded by the coding sequence ATGGGCGAGAAGcccccgcagcagcagtgccctGCGAGCAAAGACGCTGCCGACGCTCTCGGGCGATCTGCAGAAGCACACGCACTAAATGCACCCCCTTCAGCTGTAGCCCCGCATCCCAGTGaagagacgaggagggcTTGGGAAGCGGAACAGCTCCGCGTTGGGCTGCTGGCAGATGTACCGCGCACAGAGTACTACTACTGCCGCCACCTCAGCAACCACGGCAACAGTACGGTACAGTTGCATGCGCCACACAACGAGGGTGCAGCGCCGGGTGGGGTTTTCGTGCACCAACGCTTCGCATTGCCGAATTTCGAGGCTAGCTTGTTGGCACGCCCGCAGGCATGCGCGACGGACAACAGTGCAGCGCACGACGCCGACTCGACGTTATGCGTCCCATCAAGCTTCAGCTCCCCCTGGGAAGCCCTGTGGTGTCAGCTCCGCTTCGACAAGGCTCGGCAaagcgcggccgccgtcgtgcagccgctgccgaccCTCACGCTCGTTGGTGGTGTGGACATCTCTTTCATCCCCGACTCGGACGACGGTGTCGCCTGCCTCGCTATCTTGCGCTATCCGTCCATGGAGCAGGTCAGGGCGTACATGCACCGGTGCACGCTGCGGGAGCCATACATGTCCGGCTTTCTTTCCTTCCGCGAGATTCAACCATTTTGCGAGCTCTTCGACTCTGTGCGAGTagagctgctggcgacgcagacgatgccgcagctgctTATCGTGGATGGAAACGGGGTGCAACATCCCCGCCGGTGCGGGCTGGCAACGCACCTCGGTGTTGCGCTCGACATACCGACGATTGGGTGCTCAAAGAAGATGCTGCAGGTGGATGGGCTGACGCGGGAGGCAGTagaggcagcgctggagACGTTAGGCGAGGCAGCATCGAGCAGCCCATCCCTTCCTCGTCTTCTGCCCCTGCTTGGCACGTCTTCGCCGACGCAGCTCTACGGCTACGTCGTGCACGGGCACCTGAACAGCGTTAAAAAGTGCATCTATGTCTCTCCAGGCCACTGCGTTGGCTTTGCCGTTGCCACTGCACTGGTAGTAACGATGCTTCGTCACCGCATCCCAGAGCCGATCCGCGCCGCCGACCTCGGCTCCAGGGCTTACATCAGAGACGCACTCTCGTCGGCGGCCACTACCAGCTCGCACCCAACCTAG
- the TAT gene encoding tyrosine aminotransferase, producing the protein MTIDAQAAPAAQALKASNSTGSLTEERREVEQRVAENASFRRITSSKHAQRTLQPLNNLADNMKPSRSTKSNLRLSIGDPTVDGNLKIPEIVTEAVVDVVRSGEFNGYPPTVGADNLRQVVSTYWRRFCQTKSRQEALKWENVIITSGVSQAIVLALTALCNEGDNILVCAPSFPHYKSVCESYGIECRYYYLDPSKSWECDLRSAAGAVDRHTKAFVIINPSNPCGSNFSRAHVSDIIDFCQHHQIPLISDEIYAEMVLNNGIFTSVADFDTSVPRLILGGTAKYQVCPGWRVGWSILIDPMNVAGDWAVGMERLTQLIAGVNSICQEAIARTLLKCPTECTEHIVTQLEAGAKVYARLLEHDIGISMDAPQASMFVMLKLNLSYFQDLKSDMEFYEKLLDEENVQVLPGEIFGMSGFIRATISRPSAVLNEAVDRIIEFCERHKK; encoded by the coding sequence ATGACGATTGATGCGCAGGCCGCACCCGCGGCTCAGGCCTTGAAGGCCAGCAACTCCACGGGATCTCTTACCGAAGAGCGCCGCGAGGTCGAGCAGCGCGTCGCTGAGAACGCGAGTTTTCGCCGTATCACGTCCTCGAAGCACGCCCAGCGAACCCTGCAGCCGTTGAACAACTTGGCCGACAACATGAAGCCTTCCCGCTCCACTAAGTCGAACCTTCGTCTCTCCATCGGCGACCCCACTGTTGACGGCAATCTCAAGATCCCCGAGATTGTAACGGAAGCAGTGGTAGATGTTGTGCGCTCTGGCGAGTTCAACGGCTACCCGCCGACGGTCGGGGCCGACAACTTGCGCCAGGTGGTGTCGACGTATTGGCGCCGCTTCTGCCAGACCAAGTCTCGTCAAGAGGCGTTGAAGTGGGAGAACGTGATCATCACCTCCGGTGTGTCGCAGGCCATCGTGCTCGCTCTCACTGCACTGTGCAACGAGGGCGACAACATCCTCGTGTGCGCCCCATCGTTTCCCCACTACAAGAGCGTCTGTGAGAGCTACGGCATCGAGTGCCGCTACTATTACCTCGACCCCTCGAAGAGCTGGGAGTGCGACCTCAGATCTGCGGCCGGTGCGGTGGATCGCCACACGAAGGCATTTGTCATCATCAACCCTTCCAACCCGTGCGGCAGCAACTTCTCCCGTGCACACGTAAGCGATATCATCGATTTCTGCCAGCATCACCAGATCCCCCTCATCAGTGACGAAATCTACGCTGAGATGGTGCTGAACAACGGCATCTTCACGTCTGTCGCCGACTTCGACACGAGCGTTCCGCGTCTCATCCTGGGCGGCACGGCCAAGTACCAGGTCTGCCCCGGCTGGCGTGTAGGCTGGTCTATCCTGATCGACCCGATGAACGTTGCGGGAGACTGGGCTGTCGGAATGGAGCGCCTGACCCAGCTCATCGCTGGTGTCAACTCTATCTGCCAGGAGGCGATTGCGCGGACGCTGCTCAAGTGCCCTACGGAGTGCACCGAGCACATCGTCACCCAACTGGAGGCCGGCGCCAAAGTGTACGCCCGACTGCTTGAACACGACATTGGCATCTCCATGGACGCACCGCAGGCCTCCATGTTCGTGATGCTCAAGCTCAACCTCAGCTACTTTCAGGATTTGAAGTCGGATATGGAGTTCTACGAGAAGCTTCTGGATGAGGAGAacgtgcaggtgctgccggGTGAGATCTTTGGCATGAGTGGCTTCATTCGTGCAACGATATCCCGCCCATCAGCGGTGCTGAATGAGGCAGTCGACCGCATCATCGAGTTCTGTGAGCGCCACAAGAAGTag
- a CDS encoding putative serine/threonine protein kinase, with amino-acid sequence MRMPSVFTAPSTYMADLEVGAATAYHVHSEAAMAGESDTCKPAATTASPRPPMTPHAEDADARNGVELSISSTAVAPAYQLRGELGRGQYGCVYLVEECVRHHLLAVKATYNPIQVAALRERQRRQERQQQKPSKGSVGCVREAALSPYAPHEEDHAAVPFLPQMPHFSNEVMCLRECHSPFIVRLEGVDKGENGEDLLLMEYVDCGDLRREIRRRRATDTPFTETEAVFVFLQLCMAVDHLHQLNILHHDLKPENVMLSSTGIIKLGDFGFAKKYTEPVSQRVASTGCGTPYYLSPEALRGDRYSLKSEMWALGVILYELLALTGPFAAATRAELRAKVHSSHYAKLPATYSNELRSVCYQLLTLDPDQRPSTRDLFQDNEYLREKLNALRRISECSVNMSTEAKGSMFHSISAALRRKPPSAKGPATASFNLGWGGSCKISSHGQGSARPEAAPKPRVERPAEMTPVARARRVC; translated from the coding sequence ATGAGGATGCCATCGGTCTTTACTGCACCGTCGACGTACATGGCTGACCTCGAGGTCGGCGCGGCGACTGCATACCACGTGCACTCCGAAGCCGCCATGGCAGGTGAGAGCGATACGTGCAAGccggctgccaccaccgcgtcgccgcgcccgcCTATGACGCCGCACGCTGAGGACGCGGATGCACGCAATGGAGTGGAGCTGTCGATCAGTAGCACTGCTGTAGCGCCGGCTTATCAGCTACGCGGCGAGCTCGGACGTGGCCAGTACGGTTGCGTCTACTTGGTGGAAGAGTGCGTGCGACACCATCTGCTCGCTGTGAAAGCTACGTACAACCCGATTCAAGTAGCTGCTTTGCGTGaacggcagaggcgccaggagcggcaacagcagaaGCCGTCCAAGGGCTCCGTTGGCTGTGTTCGAGAGGCAGCGCTCTCGCCTTACGCGCCACACGAAGAGGACCACGCTGCGGTACCGTTTCTACCCCAAATGCCCCACTTCAGCAACGAGGTTATGTGTCTGCGGGAGTGCCACTCGCCCTTCATTGTCCGCCTTGAGGGGGTCGACAAAGGTGAGAACGGCGAGGATCTGCTGCTCATGGAATACGTCGACTGCGGAGATCTTCGCCGAGAGattcggcgacggcgcgccacGGACACGCCCTTTACCGAGACAGAAGCCGTCTTTGTGTTCCTGCAGCTCTGTATGGCTGTCGATCACTTGCATCAGCTGAACATCTTGCATCACGACTTGAAGCCAGAGAACGTTATGCTCAGCAGTACAGGCATCATCAAGCTCGGGGACTTCGGTTTTGCAAAGAAGTACACGGAGCCGGTGTCCCAGCGGGTCGCATCGACGGGGTGCGGCACTCCGTACTACCTCAGCCCTGAGGCGCTCCGTGGCGACCGGTACTCTCTCAAGAGCGAGATGTGGGCCCTTGGTGTCATCCTCTACGAACTCCTGGCACTCACTGGCCCctttgctgctgcgacgcgcgCGGAGCTGCGAGCCAAGGTTCACAGCTCCCACTACGCCAAGCTGCCGGCGACCTACTCGAATGAGCTGCGGTCGGTGTGCTACCAACTGCTGACCCTCGACCCCGACCAGCGCCCCTCGACGCGCGACCTGTTCCAGGACAACGAGTACCTGCGCGAAAAGCTCAACGCGCTACGCCGCATCTCCGAGTGCTCCGTGAATATGAGCACGGAGGCGAAAGGCTCCATGTTTCATTCGATTAGTGCCGCACTGCGCCGCAAGCCGCCGAGCGCGAAAGggcccgccaccgcctcgttTAACCTTGGATGGGGTGGCAGCTGCAAAATTAGCTCTCACGGTCAGGGCAGCGCGAGACCCGAAGCGGCACCGAAGCCTCGAGTGGAGAGACCGGCAGAGATGACGCCGGTTGCACGGGCCCGCAGGGTATGCTAA
- a CDS encoding glucokinase, whose protein sequence is MPLTDEIQLEQLAPTIKGDASWSTGPIYVVCDVGGTNARVGFARAAQHEGSGLHIIYVRFRVTKRDIRQLLEFFDEVLQHLKKNLPYRAGPFLRRVASGAVSVPGPLTNGQLAGPFSNLKGIARLADYPVELFPRGRSALLNDLEAGSYGVLALSNAGMLSDYFKVMWKGTQWDALSEGKPVGSTIGHGRCMVVAPGTGVGSSLIHYVGVSDSYVVLALECGCLSMSWCANEDSKYVQALAGYMASKARVKGLDSTVAPIWEAAANGSGLEFNYAYEKEGPKASAPLKSAPEVAKLAKAGSDPAAVAAMDRLYKNLIGLTAETTMQFLPLTCVLMGDSIVSNSFYFDNPENVKKLQARINEHTMERQLKFLSRTTFLRQVRSVNINLLGCLEFGSQLSNRADQLAPTKSNL, encoded by the coding sequence ATGCCCCTCACAGACGAGATCCAACTCGAGCAGCTGGCCCCCACCATCAAGGGCGACGCCTCCTGGTCCACCGGCCCCATCTACGTTGTGTGTGATGTTGGCGGCACGAACGCGCGCGTCGGCTTTGCtcgagcggcgcagcacgaggGAAGCGGCCTGCACATCATCTATGTCCGCTTCAGGGTGACGAAGCGCGACatccgccagctgctcgagTTCTTCgatgaggtgctgcagcacctgaaGAAGAACCTGCCCTACCGCGCTGGCCCCTTTCTGCGTCGTGTCGCGTCCGGTGCCGTGAGTGTGCCGGGACCTCTCACCAACGGACAGCTCGCGGGCCCCTTCAGCAATCTGAAGGGCATTGCACGGCTGGCGGACTACCCGGTGGAGCTGTTTCCAAGGGGCCGCAGCGCGCTTCTGAACGATCTAGAGGCTGGCTCCTATGGCGTGCTGGCACTGAGCAACGCCGGCATGCTGTCCGACTACTTCAAGGTCATGTGGAAGGGCACGCAGTGGGACGCGCTGTCGGAAGGCAAGCCCGTTGGCAGCACCATCGGCCACGGCCGCTGCATGGTCGTGGCCcccggcaccggcgtcggcTCCTCTCTCATCCACTACGTGGGTGTGTCGGACAGCTATGTTGTGCTGGCGCTGGAGTGCGGCTGTTTGTCCATGTCTTGGTGCGCCAATGAGGACTCGAAGTACGTGCAGGCACTTGCCGGCTACATGGCATCCAAGGCACGTGTGAAGGGCCTGGACTCGACGGTGGCCCCCATCTGGGAGGCTGCGGCAAATGGTAGCGGGTTGGAGTTCAACTACGCGTATGAGAAGGAGGGGCCGAAGGCATCCGCTCCCCTCAAGTCCGCTCCCGAGGTAGCCAAGCTCGCCAAGGCTGGCAGCGACCcggccgccgtggccgccATGGACCGTCTCTACAAGAACCTCATAGGCCTCACAGCTGAGACAACGATGCAGTTCCTGCCGCTGACATGTGTGCTGATGGGCGACAGCATCGTTTCCAACAGCTTTTATTTCGATAACCCAGAGAATGTGAAGAAGCTGCAGGCTCGCATAAACGAGCACACGATGGAGCGGCAGTTAAAGTTCTTGAGTCGCACCACGTTCCTTCGCCAGGTGCGCAGTGTGAACATCAACCTGCTGGGCTGCCTTGAATTTGGTAGCCAGCTCTCCAACCGGGCAGATCAGTTAGCGCCAACCAAGTCCAACTTGTGA